Proteins from a genomic interval of Trifolium pratense cultivar HEN17-A07 linkage group LG6, ARS_RC_1.1, whole genome shotgun sequence:
- the LOC123888006 gene encoding transcription factor AS1 has product MSDIHLEMKDRQRWRAEEDALLRAYVKQYGPREWNLVSQRMNTPLNRDAKSCLERWKNYLKPGIKKGSLTEEEQRLVISLQATHGNKWKKIAAQVPGRTAKRLGKWWEVFKEKQQRETKGSINRTVDPINDSKYEHILESFAEKLVKERPSPSFVMAASNSSYLHTDAPPTPGLLPSWLSNSNNAAPVRPNSPSVTLSLSPSTVTAPPPWMQQPVRGPDNTPLVLGNVAPHGAVLSYGENMVMSELVDCCKELEEVHHALAAHKKEAAWRLSRVELQLESEKASRRREKMEEIEAKIKALREEQAVALDRIEGEYKEQLAGLRRDAETKEQKLTEQWAAKHLRLTKFLEQVGCRSRLAEQNGR; this is encoded by the coding sequence ATGTCGGATATTCACTTGGAAATGAAGGATAGGCAACGGTGGAGAGCGGAAGAGGATGCATTATTACGCGCTTATGTCAAACAGTACGGTCCTAGGGAATGGAACCTTGTATCTCAGCGCATGAACACGCCTCTTAATAGGGACGCAAAATCGTGTTTAGAAAGGTGGAAGAATTATCTCAAGCCAGGTATTAAGAAAGGATCTCTCACTGAGGAAGAACAACGCCTTGTCATTAGCCTTCAAGCAACACACGGAAACAAATGGAAGAAAATCGCCGCGCAAGTCCCTGGTCGCACTGCTAAGAGGTTAGGGAAGTGGTGGGAAGTATTCAAAGAGAAGCAACaaagagaaacaaaaggtaGTATTAACAGAACCGTCGACCCGATTAACGATAGCAAGTACGAACATATACTCGAAAGTTTTGCCGAGAAACTAGTAAAAGAGAGACCTTCACCTTCGTTTGTCATGGCTGCATCCAACAGTTCATATCTGCATACCGATGCACCACCAACACCGGGATTGCTTCCTTCATGGCTTTCGAATTCCAACAATGCCGCACCTGTTAGGCCAAATTCACCATCAGTGACATTAAGCCTCTCTCCATCGACAGTTACAGCGCCTCCTCCGTGGATGCAGCAGCCCGTACGAGGACCAGACAACACGCCTCTTGTCCTTGGAAACGTAGCTCCTCATGGAGCTGTTCTATCTTACGGTGAAAACATGGTAATGTCTGAGTTGGTGGATTGCTGTAAGGAGTTGGAAGAAGTGCATCATGCATTAGCAGCACATAAGAAAGAGGCGGCGTGGAGGTTAAGCCGAGTGGAGCTGCAGTTGGAATCGGAGAAAGCTAGTCGAAGAAGGGAGAAGATGGAGGAAATTGAAGCGAAGATAAAAGCTTTAAGGGAGGAACAAGCGGTTGCGTTGGATAGAATTGAAGGAGAATATAAGGAACAGTTAGCAGGATTGAGAAGAGATGCAGAAACCAAAGAGCAGAAACTGACCGAACAATGGGCTGCAAAGCATTTGCGCCTTACGAAGTTTCTAGAACAAGTAGGGTGTAGATCAAGGCTTGCTGAACAAAATGGAAGATAA